A region from the Nonlabens sp. YIK11 genome encodes:
- a CDS encoding efflux RND transporter periplasmic adaptor subunit — protein MKRKGTIILLSVIVLSVIAGIWYIVVKDLEDPVEYATEMPEQRTIVKETVATGSIVPKEEVNIKPNISGVIETIHVEAGEYVEAGDLIADIKVVPNVSSLTSAKNSIASQRNAVETAKLAFDNQTAIYNRQKELFNKGVISANDFDIAQNNYNNARQRYDQEKVALTGASQNYDIIRTGTTAGLGEYANTNVRATVSGMVLDVPVKVGNQVIEANNFNEGTAIALIADVNKMIFEGKVDESEVGKIKEGLPLEITVGAYDNKKFDAVLDYIAPKGVAENGAIQFAIKGTLKQSEDNSFVRAGLSANASIILDKAEDVLAIKEALVQYDPTTKKPFVEVAVGDQEFEKRDIELGLSNGIYVEIKSGITSNDRIKVWNALKPAATATNYGG, from the coding sequence ATGAAACGTAAAGGAACCATCATACTACTGTCCGTTATCGTGCTCTCAGTCATCGCTGGAATATGGTACATCGTCGTTAAAGACCTGGAAGATCCTGTAGAATATGCTACAGAAATGCCAGAACAAAGAACGATTGTAAAAGAGACGGTTGCCACAGGAAGCATTGTTCCTAAGGAAGAAGTCAACATTAAACCCAACATTTCTGGAGTTATTGAGACGATCCACGTAGAAGCTGGTGAATATGTCGAGGCTGGAGACCTTATTGCAGATATTAAAGTGGTACCTAATGTAAGTTCTTTGACCAGTGCTAAAAACAGCATTGCCTCTCAAAGAAATGCTGTGGAAACAGCAAAACTGGCATTTGACAATCAGACCGCGATCTATAACAGACAAAAGGAACTTTTTAATAAAGGAGTGATTTCTGCAAACGATTTTGACATTGCCCAAAACAACTACAACAATGCTAGACAACGCTATGATCAGGAAAAGGTAGCTTTGACTGGCGCTAGCCAAAACTATGACATCATACGTACGGGTACCACCGCAGGATTAGGAGAATATGCCAATACCAATGTGAGAGCCACAGTATCTGGAATGGTCCTAGACGTACCAGTTAAAGTTGGTAACCAGGTCATAGAAGCAAACAACTTCAATGAAGGTACAGCGATTGCACTTATTGCAGACGTTAATAAAATGATCTTTGAAGGAAAAGTTGACGAGTCTGAAGTAGGTAAAATCAAAGAAGGATTACCACTGGAAATTACCGTTGGTGCCTATGACAATAAAAAATTTGATGCCGTACTGGATTACATCGCTCCTAAAGGTGTTGCAGAAAACGGCGCCATACAATTTGCCATAAAAGGAACATTAAAGCAAAGCGAAGATAATTCCTTTGTACGTGCAGGCTTAAGCGCAAATGCTAGCATCATTCTGGATAAGGCAGAAGATGTTCTCGCGATCAAAGAAGCTTTGGTACAATACGACCCAACTACCAAAAAGCCATTTGTAGAAGTAGCCGTTGGAGATCAGGAATTTGAAAAGAGAGATATAGAGTTGGGATTGAGTAACGGTATTTATGTAGAAATCAAAAGTGGTATTACCAGCAACGATCGTATCAAAGTCTGGAACGCCTTGAAACCAGCGGCAACAGCAACTAATTACGGCGGTTAG
- a CDS encoding ABC transporter permease — MFSKDRWNEILEALNANRFRTFLTAFGVFWGILILVLLLAMTNGLKTGVSKDFGDFATNSMFMWAQRTSMPYKGFEKGRRFDLKVGDVDVLKRKFPELKYVSPRFRLGGYRGSNNVTRNEKTGAFEISGDYPEFINQQPMDIIKGRFISYSDIDNNLKSAVIGVDVVKTLYDVGVDPIDTYISINGVNFKVVGVFQNPNSSGDSEEEANTIYLPFTTFAKSFNSGDNVGFMAITAYDDYNITELKPQILATIKEQRSVHPNDERALGNYDIAEQFAKVNGLFNILSFVGFFVGGLILISGGIGISNIMLIVVKERTNEIGVRRALGATPWDIKAQILQESVVLTLAAGFAGIAFSAGVIWIMNFILDQNGPVENFANPTVNINVIFIALAILVIAGLLAGFIPASRATQMKPVDALRTE, encoded by the coding sequence ATGTTTAGCAAGGACCGATGGAATGAAATATTAGAAGCGCTCAACGCAAATAGGTTCAGGACCTTTTTGACGGCATTTGGTGTATTTTGGGGTATTCTCATTTTGGTGTTATTGCTGGCCATGACTAATGGTCTTAAGACGGGTGTTAGTAAAGATTTCGGTGATTTTGCCACCAACTCCATGTTCATGTGGGCTCAAAGAACTTCCATGCCCTATAAAGGTTTTGAGAAAGGACGTCGTTTTGATTTGAAAGTAGGCGATGTAGATGTGCTCAAACGCAAATTTCCAGAACTTAAATACGTCTCTCCTAGATTTAGATTAGGTGGATATCGTGGTTCTAATAATGTTACTCGTAATGAGAAAACTGGAGCTTTTGAGATCAGCGGTGACTACCCAGAATTTATCAATCAGCAACCTATGGATATCATTAAGGGTAGATTCATTAGTTACTCAGATATCGATAATAATTTAAAGTCTGCAGTGATAGGTGTAGATGTAGTAAAGACTTTATACGATGTAGGTGTAGATCCTATAGATACGTACATCTCCATCAATGGTGTCAATTTTAAAGTGGTAGGCGTGTTTCAAAACCCTAACAGTTCAGGAGACTCTGAAGAAGAGGCTAATACCATTTATCTACCATTTACCACATTCGCAAAATCCTTTAATTCTGGAGACAATGTTGGATTCATGGCGATTACCGCTTATGATGACTATAATATTACAGAGCTCAAACCACAAATACTGGCTACCATCAAAGAACAGCGCAGTGTGCATCCTAACGATGAGCGTGCCCTAGGAAACTATGATATCGCTGAGCAGTTTGCCAAAGTCAACGGCCTGTTCAATATTCTATCGTTTGTTGGCTTTTTCGTTGGCGGATTAATCTTGATTTCAGGAGGAATAGGAATCAGCAATATTATGTTGATTGTCGTTAAGGAAAGAACTAATGAAATAGGTGTACGTCGAGCGTTGGGAGCAACACCTTGGGATATCAAGGCACAGATCCTGCAGGAAAGTGTTGTTCTAACCTTAGCTGCTGGTTTTGCAGGAATTGCTTTTTCTGCTGGAGTCATTTGGATCATGAATTTCATCCTGGATCAGAATGGTCCTGTGGAGAATTTTGCCAACCCAACCGTAAATATCAATGTCATTTTCATCGCCTTGGCCATTTTGGTAATCGCTGGTTTGCTAGCTGGATTCATACCAGCATCTAGAGCGACACAAATGAAGCCAGTGGACGCATTAAGAACAGAATAA
- a CDS encoding ABC transporter permease codes for MFSIESWQEIFETIRKNKLRTFLTAFSVFLGIFILVILMGFSNGIENGVKSEFESDATNRISIRTGTTTKSYNGLNPGRNLQLRNGDYDNLSQRYEDQIEYKTGTYSTWGGQVNYKQQQGNYRIEGANADQQFIENQSMVVGRFLNQTDLEEKKKVAVIGNQMKLDLFKDEDPINKTILLNNNINFRVVGVYTDPGGNREESRLFIPLTTAQQVFNAGDNIRSIAYTVKMSDNFDEAVDLSMAMSQSIDQDLRSRFSVAPDDRSAVRVDNTLEQAQKIYGLIDTIRAVFWFIGIGTIIAGIVGVSNIMLIIVKERTKEIGIRKALGALPSAITGMILQEAIFITAIAGFIGLFAGVLAMEAIGPLVETDFLKYPKADLKTSLTTVIILIIAGAIAGYIPARRAANIKPIEALRDE; via the coding sequence ATGTTTAGTATAGAAAGCTGGCAAGAAATTTTTGAAACCATACGCAAGAACAAACTACGCACGTTTCTCACGGCGTTTTCTGTGTTTTTGGGAATCTTTATTCTAGTCATTCTCATGGGATTCTCCAATGGCATTGAGAATGGTGTGAAGTCAGAATTTGAGAGCGATGCCACCAATAGAATATCCATACGTACGGGAACCACAACTAAAAGTTATAACGGTCTCAATCCAGGTAGGAATCTGCAGTTGCGTAACGGCGATTATGATAATTTAAGCCAGCGGTATGAAGACCAGATCGAATATAAAACGGGAACCTACTCCACTTGGGGTGGCCAGGTAAATTACAAGCAGCAGCAAGGCAATTATCGTATTGAAGGTGCCAATGCCGACCAGCAATTCATAGAAAACCAATCCATGGTCGTCGGTCGTTTTCTCAATCAAACGGATCTTGAAGAAAAGAAAAAGGTTGCCGTCATCGGTAACCAGATGAAACTGGATTTGTTCAAAGATGAAGATCCCATCAACAAAACCATTTTACTGAATAACAACATCAACTTTAGAGTGGTAGGTGTTTATACAGATCCAGGCGGCAATCGAGAAGAGTCTAGATTGTTTATTCCTTTGACCACTGCACAGCAAGTATTTAATGCTGGAGATAACATACGCAGTATTGCCTATACGGTAAAAATGAGTGATAATTTTGATGAGGCTGTGGATTTAAGTATGGCAATGTCACAGTCCATTGATCAGGATTTAAGAAGTAGATTCTCCGTCGCACCAGACGACCGCTCTGCAGTACGTGTGGACAATACTCTAGAGCAGGCACAAAAAATCTACGGACTTATCGATACCATTAGAGCCGTGTTCTGGTTCATAGGAATTGGAACCATCATCGCTGGTATTGTAGGCGTTAGTAACATCATGCTGATTATTGTAAAAGAACGAACCAAGGAAATAGGGATACGCAAGGCTTTGGGAGCACTGCCTTCTGCGATCACAGGAATGATTCTTCAAGAAGCCATTTTTATCACGGCTATCGCAGGATTCATTGGATTGTTTGCCGGTGTTCTTGCCATGGAAGCTATTGGTCCTTTAGTAGAAACCGATTTTCTTAAGTATCCTAAAGCAGACCTCAAGACCTCGCTTACTACGGTGATCATTTTGATCATAGCTGGAGCGATCGCAGGATACATTCCAGCCCGCAGAGCGGCAAACATCAAACCAATTGAAGCTTTAAGAGACGAATAA
- a CDS encoding ABC transporter ATP-binding protein, whose product MIEIKDLHKSYKTGSNSLHVLKGINFSVKEGELVSIMGSSGSGKSTLLNILGMLDEADEGSYTLDGTPIKNLNEKIAARYRNKFLGFIFQSFNLIGYKNAIDNVALPLYYQKISRKEREEKAMHYLEKVGLAEWADHLPNQLSGGQKQRVAIARALASDPKVLLADEPTGALDTKTSYEVMDLIQGINEEGRTILVVTHEPDIAQMTKRIVNLKDGRIIDDTMVDQVKALAHV is encoded by the coding sequence ATGATTGAAATCAAAGACCTCCATAAGTCCTACAAAACAGGTAGTAACTCGCTACACGTACTCAAGGGAATCAATTTTAGCGTTAAAGAAGGTGAGTTGGTCTCCATCATGGGATCTTCAGGATCTGGTAAGTCAACACTGTTGAATATTCTGGGAATGCTGGATGAGGCAGATGAAGGCAGCTACACTCTGGACGGGACACCCATTAAAAACCTTAATGAAAAGATCGCAGCGCGTTACCGCAACAAATTCTTGGGCTTCATATTCCAATCTTTTAATTTGATTGGCTACAAAAATGCAATCGATAACGTTGCTTTGCCGCTGTATTACCAAAAGATCTCTCGTAAAGAACGAGAAGAAAAGGCCATGCATTATCTGGAAAAAGTAGGCCTTGCAGAATGGGCAGACCATCTTCCCAACCAACTTTCTGGTGGACAAAAGCAACGTGTTGCCATCGCCCGAGCACTGGCGAGTGACCCCAAAGTACTACTGGCAGATGAACCTACGGGTGCCCTTGATACCAAAACCTCTTATGAAGTCATGGATTTGATCCAAGGAATCAATGAAGAAGGTCGCACGATTCTAGTCGTTACCCACGAGCCTGATATTGCACAAATGACAAAGCGCATCGTGAACCTTAAAGACGGTCGCATCATTGACGACACTATGGTGGATCAAGTAAAAGCCTTGGCTCATGTTTAG
- a CDS encoding DUF420 domain-containing protein → MLEKRGPAIIIAISIIVPLVVVVLMFMPERYNFLGVESGLFPLFHAILNGSTALLLITGLTLIKSGNRKAHRAVMTTAFVLSAIFLVSYVISKISNEPVAYPEDAPLRMVYLFILITHIVLSGIILPLVLYTMYFAWNKRFERHKKIARWTFPIWLYIAITGVLVYVFMQPYY, encoded by the coding sequence ATGTTAGAAAAACGTGGCCCAGCGATCATTATCGCAATTTCAATTATCGTACCGCTAGTCGTGGTAGTGCTCATGTTCATGCCAGAGCGTTACAACTTTCTAGGAGTAGAATCTGGACTTTTTCCATTGTTCCACGCCATTTTAAATGGTAGTACTGCTTTATTGCTTATCACAGGTTTGACCCTAATCAAATCAGGCAATCGCAAGGCGCACCGTGCTGTAATGACAACAGCATTTGTATTGAGCGCGATTTTTCTCGTGAGCTATGTCATCTCAAAAATAAGCAATGAACCTGTTGCCTATCCAGAAGATGCACCGTTGCGCATGGTGTATCTGTTTATCTTGATCACGCACATTGTGCTATCTGGTATCATCTTGCCACTCGTATTATATACCATGTATTTTGCATGGAATAAGCGATTTGAACGACACAAGAAAATAGCACGTTGGACCTTTCCTATTTGGCTATACATTGCCATCACCGGTGTTTTGGTTTACGTGTTCATGCAACCTTATTATTAA
- a CDS encoding SCO family protein: MSKENNTPYYIGLGIIILIFGYFAVTNIIDYVQKDKVVDSNRSEDRDPVADKFLYKFNKVPDFEFVNQNGDTITNETLLGKVYIVDFFFTTCPTICTPMSRNLSIVTEKLAKYDDYRSVSISIDPENDTPAVLKEYAARYNANDSIWHFLTGDKAATYQLAREGFSSFVGESDDPAIRFEHSGNFALVDQEGYIRSRKDAFGNWIKVYSGIEENGFPAMIKEITEDAETLLNK, encoded by the coding sequence ATGAGTAAAGAAAACAACACGCCTTATTATATAGGACTTGGGATCATTATTTTGATCTTCGGTTATTTTGCTGTTACCAATATTATAGATTACGTCCAGAAGGATAAAGTCGTGGACAGCAACCGCAGCGAGGACCGTGATCCAGTGGCAGACAAATTTTTATACAAGTTCAATAAGGTTCCAGACTTTGAATTTGTCAATCAAAATGGCGACACCATCACTAATGAAACTCTTTTAGGTAAAGTATATATCGTAGATTTTTTCTTCACTACTTGTCCTACTATATGCACTCCTATGAGTCGCAATCTATCGATCGTTACAGAGAAACTCGCCAAATACGATGATTATAGATCAGTTTCTATAAGTATAGATCCAGAAAACGATACTCCAGCAGTTTTGAAAGAGTACGCCGCGCGCTACAATGCTAATGATTCCATCTGGCATTTTTTGACAGGAGATAAAGCAGCGACCTATCAGCTTGCGCGAGAAGGATTCAGCTCCTTTGTTGGGGAAAGCGACGATCCAGCCATACGTTTTGAGCACAGCGGTAACTTTGCACTTGTAGATCAGGAAGGTTATATAAGATCCCGTAAGGATGCCTTTGGGAATTGGATCAAAGTATATAGTGGCATTGAAGAAAATGGCTTTCCTGCCATGATCAAGGAGATTACAGAAGACGCAGAAACCCTTTTGAATAAATAA
- a CDS encoding cytochrome C oxidase subunit IV family protein, translating into MADHASHAEHNEHKLAIFRGRLKFKNNVQKIWGVLIFLSIVTTVEVALGYIKPDFLNGQFLALKYLNWIFIILTLVKAYYITWDFMHMRDEVSGLRRAVVWTGVFLIIYLIAILLVEGDYIYEVYKNAAVSFDF; encoded by the coding sequence ATGGCAGATCACGCATCACACGCAGAACATAACGAACATAAACTGGCAATCTTTAGAGGTAGATTGAAGTTTAAGAATAACGTGCAGAAAATTTGGGGAGTCCTGATTTTTCTTTCCATTGTGACCACGGTAGAAGTAGCTTTAGGGTATATCAAACCTGACTTTTTGAACGGTCAATTTTTAGCTTTGAAATATTTGAACTGGATATTTATCATCCTGACTTTAGTAAAAGCCTATTACATCACTTGGGACTTTATGCACATGAGAGATGAGGTAAGCGGCTTGCGTCGTGCCGTTGTCTGGACAGGAGTATTCCTAATCATTTATTTGATAGCGATCCTACTGGTAGAAGGTGATTACATATATGAAGTTTATAAGAACGCCGCTGTAAGTTTTGACTTCTAG
- a CDS encoding cytochrome c oxidase subunit 3, protein METTVAATGTEGQKWGGGTRPLNASYGKMMMWFFILSDALTFSGFLAAYGFSRFKFIEEWPIADEVFNHFPFMHGVDAPMFYVALMTFILIGSSVTMVLAVDAGHHMNRKKVAFYLLLTVIGGLIFVGSQAWEWKNFIAGEYGAVKTKGGKILQFVDAQGERVALEEFVSVGPREVTPYGDSEGIWYQSSGAENATYTLAEVQQGFAARPDLLIRTQQIIVNEETGASEKTILSREESQFKLENQAVSVVEGANLTENEYGAPLFADFFFFITGFHGFHVFSGVIFNLIIFFNVLLGTYERRGSYEMVEKVGLYWHFVDLVWVFVFTFFYLV, encoded by the coding sequence ATGGAAACGACAGTAGCTGCTACTGGTACAGAAGGCCAAAAATGGGGTGGCGGCACACGACCACTCAACGCGAGTTATGGAAAGATGATGATGTGGTTCTTCATCCTGTCTGATGCACTTACCTTTTCTGGATTTCTTGCCGCATATGGTTTTTCCAGATTTAAGTTTATCGAGGAATGGCCTATCGCAGATGAGGTATTCAACCACTTCCCGTTTATGCATGGTGTAGACGCACCTATGTTCTATGTAGCATTGATGACGTTTATCCTTATCGGTTCGTCTGTAACTATGGTACTTGCCGTAGATGCTGGACACCACATGAATCGTAAGAAGGTGGCCTTCTATTTATTATTGACCGTTATAGGTGGTTTGATATTCGTTGGTTCACAAGCTTGGGAATGGAAAAACTTCATCGCTGGTGAGTACGGTGCAGTAAAAACAAAAGGAGGAAAAATTCTTCAGTTTGTTGACGCTCAAGGCGAAAGAGTAGCACTCGAAGAGTTCGTAAGTGTTGGACCTAGAGAAGTGACACCTTATGGTGATAGTGAAGGAATCTGGTATCAATCCTCTGGCGCAGAAAATGCGACATATACACTTGCAGAAGTTCAACAAGGATTTGCCGCTCGTCCAGATCTATTGATCCGCACGCAGCAAATCATTGTAAACGAAGAAACTGGAGCATCAGAAAAAACCATTTTGTCTAGAGAAGAATCTCAATTCAAACTAGAGAATCAAGCCGTAAGCGTTGTTGAAGGTGCTAATTTGACTGAAAACGAATACGGTGCGCCGTTGTTTGCAGATTTCTTCTTCTTTATCACAGGATTTCACGGTTTCCACGTTTTCTCTGGAGTTATATTCAACCTCATTATTTTCTTCAATGTTTTGTTGGGAACCTATGAGCGCAGAGGTAGCTATGAGATGGTAGAAAAGGTCGGTTTGTACTGGCACTTTGTAGACCTCGTATGGGTATTTGTATTTACATTCTTCTACCTCGTTTAA
- a CDS encoding heme-copper oxidase subunit III yields MTDVTELPIEQKLARSKKQMMWFAIASLVMMFAGLTSAYVVSSSRRDWVDIDMPSEFFYSTGVILLSSLTLWLAKSLIKKDNKSAAMIFTVVTFVLGTTFVVMQFMGFNSIIEMGYRFTGAASNVNASFIYVIVVAHLAHIVAGLICLLVMTIQTIRGKYTSESLLGFELGSMFWHFVDVLWIYLLLFLVFAKDIF; encoded by the coding sequence ATGACAGACGTAACGGAATTACCCATTGAGCAAAAGTTAGCTCGATCCAAAAAACAGATGATGTGGTTTGCCATAGCAAGTCTTGTTATGATGTTTGCAGGATTGACCAGTGCTTATGTGGTAAGTAGTAGTAGAAGAGACTGGGTTGATATTGATATGCCGTCGGAGTTCTTCTATAGTACAGGTGTGATTTTATTAAGTAGCTTGACGCTATGGCTGGCTAAAAGCCTCATTAAAAAGGATAATAAAAGTGCTGCGATGATTTTTACCGTCGTGACTTTTGTCCTGGGAACCACATTTGTGGTCATGCAGTTCATGGGATTCAATTCCATCATTGAGATGGGTTACCGCTTTACAGGCGCGGCAAGTAATGTGAACGCGTCTTTTATCTATGTGATTGTGGTCGCGCACTTGGCACACATTGTAGCTGGATTGATATGCTTACTGGTGATGACTATCCAGACCATAAGAGGTAAATATACCAGTGAGAGCTTGTTAGGTTTTGAGTTGGGGTCCATGTTTTGGCATTTTGTAGATGTACTTTGGATCTATTTACTATTGTTTTTAGTTTTTGCTAAAGATATTTTTTAG